One window from the genome of Metabacillus flavus encodes:
- the ybeY gene encoding rRNA maturation RNase YbeY: MSKRLIIDFSDETQELSSEEINIVEELLQFAAEAEQTTDGAEVSVSFTDNRRIQEINREYRDKDQPTDVISFAMEEQGEDEIEIIGADMPPVLGDIIISVERTREQAADYGHSFKRELGFLAVHGFLHLLGYDHLTEEDEKEMFTKQKGILDSYGLTRSESI, from the coding sequence ATGAGTAAAAGACTTATTATTGATTTTTCTGATGAAACACAGGAGCTGTCTTCAGAGGAGATAAATATTGTAGAGGAGCTTTTGCAATTTGCTGCAGAAGCAGAGCAGACAACAGACGGGGCTGAGGTATCGGTCTCGTTTACGGATAATCGCAGAATTCAGGAAATCAACCGGGAATACAGGGATAAGGATCAGCCGACAGATGTGATTTCCTTTGCAATGGAAGAGCAGGGAGAAGATGAGATCGAGATTATTGGAGCGGACATGCCTCCGGTATTGGGCGATATTATCATCTCTGTTGAAAGAACCAGGGAACAGGCTGCTGACTATGGACACAGTTTTAAAAGAGAACTTGGGTTTTTAGCTGTTCACGGATTTTTGCATTTGCTCGGCTATGATCATTTGACGGAGGAAGACGAAAAGGAAATGTTTACTAAGCAGAAGGGGATTTTAGATTCCTATGGGCTTACAAGATCAGAAAGCATCTGA
- a CDS encoding HD family phosphohydrolase has protein sequence MKKKRTGLKKQIDLINQNRFLHYILYVLFGIILFATLYGNVKPQNLDIKLLDISKQTLYSPINVVDREETERKKNEAYQQTEDQYRLVEEYSDSRVQLVNFIYNSAIEVNKEALNEVKSDAAQTDETAKEKQLKPLSPEEKYALLEKKLADGLKQKISKNTLLPLIGASTEELTVAKESVVTTVNKVMREEISTDKLEEKKQQVEKELQYTPLTSEMLQSSIEIGQYAVIPNYIYDDAATKEKRQQAADKVKESVIKQGQIIVSDGQTITPEIYHKLDIAGLINNKQSFKPFLGLLIFVLLTVSILIYYFENQRKTAEKKNLSLLLFFLVFFISLTFMKAISLFQQLDITYIGLIVPAAMGPMLVKLLISERQAILSSIILSVCGSIIFNEGITGTFNFNMGIYYLAGCLAGVLFLNKHNLRSRILQAGLFVALVNILMITALTMIQNGNYSNFEIGSYFIMSAVSGIAASVLAMGFQPFFETGFGLLSTMRLIELSNPNHPLLRKILTETPGTYHHSVMVANLSESACEAIGANGLLARVGAYYHDIGKTKRPQYFIENQMKMDNPHDKLSPQLSKNVIIAHAADGADMLRKHKMPKEFVDIAEQHHGTSLLKYFYYKAKERGDEILEEEFRYPGPKPQTKEIAVISIADSVEAAVRSMSSPTPERIQKLVRGIIADRLQDGQLNECDLTLKELDIVAKSFCESLKGIFHSRIEYPEVTKQKVKQA, from the coding sequence ATGAAGAAAAAACGGACAGGCTTAAAAAAACAAATTGACCTCATTAATCAAAACCGATTCCTTCACTATATTCTGTATGTGCTTTTTGGAATTATTTTATTCGCCACCCTTTACGGGAACGTCAAACCTCAAAACCTCGATATCAAACTGCTCGATATATCAAAACAAACACTATACTCCCCGATCAATGTAGTAGACAGAGAGGAAACGGAGAGAAAAAAGAACGAGGCGTATCAGCAGACAGAGGATCAGTACAGGCTTGTTGAAGAGTATTCGGACAGCAGGGTCCAGCTTGTTAATTTTATATACAATTCTGCTATAGAAGTGAATAAAGAGGCGTTAAACGAAGTGAAAAGCGATGCAGCCCAAACTGATGAAACGGCAAAGGAGAAACAATTGAAACCGCTTTCTCCAGAAGAAAAGTATGCTCTTCTTGAAAAAAAGCTGGCAGACGGGCTTAAGCAAAAAATTTCAAAAAATACACTTCTGCCTCTTATCGGAGCTTCGACAGAGGAACTGACGGTGGCTAAAGAATCGGTTGTGACCACTGTTAATAAAGTGATGCGCGAGGAAATTTCGACAGATAAACTTGAGGAAAAGAAACAGCAGGTAGAGAAGGAGCTCCAATATACTCCGCTAACATCTGAAATGCTTCAATCCTCCATCGAAATCGGCCAATATGCAGTCATTCCGAATTATATTTATGACGATGCCGCTACAAAGGAAAAGCGTCAGCAGGCTGCAGACAAAGTGAAGGAAAGTGTCATTAAACAAGGTCAGATTATTGTTTCAGACGGGCAGACGATTACCCCTGAAATTTATCATAAGCTGGATATAGCAGGTCTTATTAATAATAAGCAATCCTTTAAACCGTTTTTGGGCTTATTGATTTTTGTTCTTCTCACAGTTTCAATCTTGATTTATTATTTTGAAAACCAGCGGAAAACAGCAGAAAAAAAGAATCTTTCCCTGCTTCTTTTCTTTCTCGTATTTTTTATATCGCTAACGTTTATGAAGGCGATAAGTCTATTCCAGCAGCTTGATATTACGTACATAGGACTTATTGTTCCGGCTGCAATGGGGCCAATGCTGGTTAAATTGCTTATCAGCGAGAGGCAGGCAATTCTTTCGAGCATCATTCTCTCAGTTTGCGGAAGCATAATCTTTAACGAAGGAATTACAGGAACATTTAATTTTAATATGGGGATCTATTACCTGGCCGGATGCCTGGCAGGTGTGCTGTTCCTTAATAAGCATAATTTACGTTCAAGAATTTTGCAGGCCGGCTTGTTTGTGGCGCTGGTCAATATTTTGATGATTACAGCGCTTACTATGATACAAAATGGAAACTATTCGAATTTCGAAATTGGAAGCTATTTCATTATGTCGGCGGTTTCAGGTATTGCAGCATCTGTACTGGCGATGGGATTTCAGCCGTTTTTTGAAACAGGCTTCGGGTTGCTTTCGACTATGCGGCTTATTGAGCTTTCAAACCCTAATCACCCGCTCCTCAGAAAAATTCTCACAGAAACACCGGGTACGTACCATCATAGCGTAATGGTAGCCAACCTGTCTGAGTCTGCTTGTGAAGCGATCGGAGCAAACGGCTTGCTTGCGAGGGTGGGAGCATATTATCACGACATAGGGAAAACAAAACGTCCCCAATACTTTATTGAGAATCAAATGAAGATGGATAATCCCCATGACAAGCTTTCACCTCAGCTGAGTAAAAATGTGATCATTGCCCATGCTGCAGATGGTGCGGATATGCTGAGGAAGCATAAGATGCCGAAAGAGTTTGTCGATATCGCCGAACAGCATCATGGAACGAGCCTTTTGAAATATTTTTACTACAAAGCGAAGGAACGCGGGGATGAAATTCTGGAGGAAGAGTTCCGTTATCCGGGACCTAAGCCGCAGACCAAAGAAATCGCTGTAATATCGATTGCCGATAGTGTTGAGGCAGCAGTACGCTCCATGTCCAGCCCAACACCTGAGCGTATCCAAAAGCTGGTTAGAGGAATCATTGCTGACCGTCTCCAGGATGGACAGCTTAATGAATGTGATTTAACATTAAAAGAACTGGATATTGTGGCGAAGTCTTTTTGTGAATCCCTAAAAGGAATTTTTCACTCCCGCATTGAGTATCCGGAAGTAACGAAACAGAAGGTGAAGCAGGCATGA
- a CDS encoding PhoH family protein has translation MPEDLVSMNQKLGNPNEAMMLFGNQDIHLKRLEEELHVTIVTRGEAVYVSGDSINVQLTDDILQALLGVIRKGIVISERDVIYAVSMAKKQKLDEFQSLFNEEITKNAKGKPIRIKTLGQRHYISAIRQSDLVFGIGPAGTGKTYLAVVMAVNALKSGSVKRIVLTRPAVEAGESLGFLPGDLKEKVDPYLRPLYDALHDVLGIEHTERLMERGTIEVAPLAYMRGRTLDDAFVILDESQNTTHAQMKMFLTRLGFGSKMVVTGDITQVDLPKGVKSGLAITRSMLQNVPGISFVELEQADVVRHPLVGKIIEAYQKNEN, from the coding sequence ATGCCAGAAGACTTAGTGTCAATGAATCAGAAGTTAGGAAATCCGAATGAAGCTATGATGCTCTTCGGTAATCAGGATATTCACCTCAAAAGGCTCGAAGAAGAGCTTCATGTCACCATCGTGACCCGCGGTGAAGCAGTATATGTTTCTGGAGACTCCATTAATGTCCAGCTGACTGATGATATATTGCAGGCTTTGCTAGGCGTTATCCGCAAAGGGATTGTCATATCCGAAAGGGACGTAATCTATGCGGTAAGCATGGCGAAGAAACAAAAACTCGATGAATTCCAGTCTTTATTTAACGAAGAAATTACGAAAAATGCAAAAGGAAAACCCATTCGCATTAAAACATTGGGTCAGAGGCATTATATATCTGCCATAAGGCAATCAGACCTTGTGTTCGGGATCGGTCCGGCGGGCACAGGAAAAACCTATTTGGCTGTCGTTATGGCGGTCAATGCACTAAAAAGCGGGTCAGTTAAAAGAATCGTGCTGACAAGGCCCGCTGTTGAAGCAGGAGAGAGCCTCGGATTTTTACCCGGGGACCTAAAAGAAAAAGTAGATCCCTATTTAAGGCCTCTCTATGACGCTCTGCATGATGTCCTTGGCATAGAGCACACAGAGCGTCTAATGGAACGCGGAACCATTGAAGTTGCTCCTCTAGCCTACATGAGGGGCAGGACGCTGGATGACGCATTTGTTATTTTAGATGAATCGCAGAATACCACTCATGCTCAAATGAAAATGTTCTTAACCAGATTGGGATTCGGCTCAAAAATGGTGGTTACAGGCGATATCACACAAGTTGATCTGCCAAAAGGAGTTAAATCCGGTCTTGCCATTACCCGCAGCATGCTTCAAAATGTGCCGGGAATCTCCTTTGTTGAATTGGAGCAGGCAGATGTTGTCAGACATCCTCTTGTTGGAAAAATCATTGAAGCCTATCAAAAAAATGAGAACTGA
- the yqfD gene encoding sporulation protein YqfD has product MKNSWTNFWIGYVQIKAEGTGLERMINECLRSGISVWRVKREGDQSISFFIPLKDVHAFRAVRRKQDCKCSFSKKNGFPFVVKRSYKNSGFVLGMLLFLGVLFLLSNMIWSIEVHGAKPETEHLIVKELDRMGVKAGAVQFLTYDSDDIQKILTNRIPALTWVGVELKGTSYHLKVVEKNMPDQEEYASPRNIVAKKKAVITRIYVEQGKPLAMVHDHVQQGQLLVSGMVGEKAIPAKAKIFGETWYETEVEVPLKTDFSVFNGNLTEKQFVSINGWNLQIWGYRQEDPSVFVKEQDKRDLQFLGWKTPFAYIKEIKREKEVVTRSYTVKEAVKAGVEMGKEDLMQKIGENGRISGEKVLHQRNENGKVKLKILYQVIEDIVKTTPIVQGD; this is encoded by the coding sequence GTGAAAAACAGCTGGACAAACTTTTGGATTGGCTATGTTCAAATTAAAGCAGAGGGTACCGGCCTTGAGCGGATGATAAATGAATGTCTCCGCAGCGGTATATCGGTCTGGAGAGTGAAGCGTGAAGGGGATCAATCGATTTCCTTTTTTATTCCGCTGAAAGATGTACATGCTTTCCGGGCTGTAAGGAGAAAGCAGGATTGCAAATGCAGCTTTTCAAAGAAAAACGGCTTCCCCTTTGTTGTGAAAAGATCATACAAGAACAGCGGATTTGTCCTGGGAATGCTTTTGTTTTTGGGCGTGCTGTTCTTGCTGTCCAATATGATCTGGTCAATTGAAGTCCATGGAGCTAAGCCGGAAACCGAGCATTTAATAGTAAAGGAATTGGACCGGATGGGAGTAAAAGCAGGAGCTGTTCAGTTCTTGACCTATGATTCAGATGACATTCAGAAAATCTTAACTAATCGTATTCCGGCTTTAACCTGGGTCGGGGTGGAATTAAAAGGGACATCCTATCATTTGAAAGTGGTAGAAAAAAATATGCCGGATCAGGAGGAATACGCAAGCCCCCGCAATATCGTCGCAAAGAAAAAAGCAGTTATAACAAGGATCTATGTAGAGCAGGGGAAGCCGCTGGCTATGGTTCATGATCATGTGCAGCAGGGCCAGCTTCTTGTTTCGGGGATGGTGGGCGAAAAAGCTATCCCGGCAAAGGCAAAGATTTTTGGCGAAACATGGTATGAAACAGAAGTCGAAGTACCTCTTAAGACGGATTTCAGCGTTTTCAACGGTAATTTAACAGAAAAACAATTTGTCTCAATTAACGGATGGAATCTGCAGATTTGGGGTTACAGACAAGAAGATCCGTCCGTTTTTGTTAAGGAACAGGACAAAAGAGATTTGCAATTTTTGGGGTGGAAGACCCCGTTTGCGTATATAAAAGAAATAAAGAGGGAAAAGGAAGTAGTAACCAGGAGTTACACAGTAAAGGAAGCCGTTAAAGCCGGAGTGGAAATGGGTAAAGAGGACTTAATGCAAAAAATTGGAGAAAACGGCCGGATCTCGGGCGAAAAAGTTTTGCACCAAAGGAATGAGAATGGTAAAGTAAAATTGAAAATACTTTACCAGGTAATTGAAGATATCGTGAAAACCACACCAATAGTTCAGGGAGACTAA
- the yqfC gene encoding sporulation protein YqfC, whose protein sequence is MAKKWNSRIAEWITKTIELPPDVMMDLPRITMVGQIHIYIENHRGLLKFSDQEIRLLLKQGQLLIKGKSFVIRTILPEEIMLEGKIEQVHYLEQ, encoded by the coding sequence ATGGCTAAAAAATGGAACAGCCGTATTGCAGAATGGATAACGAAAACCATTGAACTCCCGCCTGATGTCATGATGGATTTGCCGAGAATTACGATGGTGGGCCAGATTCATATATATATTGAAAACCACCGGGGGCTCCTGAAGTTCTCCGATCAGGAAATTAGGCTTCTCCTTAAACAGGGACAGCTTTTAATAAAAGGAAAGAGCTTTGTGATCCGAACGATATTGCCGGAGGAAATTATGCTTGAAGGAAAAATAGAGCAGGTTCATTACCTTGAACAGTAA
- a CDS encoding cupin domain-containing protein, with translation MNYYGRQSVYWTYPNEIMHANSFDSFRSSGGAGNILLTDYGPNPFTININEATKQNNTYRTALWTGTHLQVTLMSINPGEDIGLEIHPDVDQFLRIEQGQGIVQMGKSKNDLNFKRNVYDDDAIFIPAGTWHNVTNTGNVPLKLYSIYAPPNHPFGTVHVTKADAEAAEEGSGHNTGITGVFGRTPDEWVQYTEFLVNEGLEDVKRGINATHILQEFILMGVLVGKGYFPKKAYETVEEWERTGESKLLQQSKNM, from the coding sequence ATGAATTATTATGGAAGACAATCTGTTTACTGGACGTATCCTAATGAGATCATGCATGCAAACAGCTTTGATTCTTTTCGCTCTTCTGGCGGAGCCGGAAATATTTTATTAACAGATTACGGACCAAATCCATTTACCATAAATATCAATGAAGCAACGAAGCAAAACAATACTTATCGTACTGCTTTATGGACAGGAACACATTTACAAGTGACTTTAATGAGTATTAATCCTGGTGAAGATATCGGTCTGGAAATTCATCCTGATGTTGATCAATTCTTGCGGATTGAACAAGGCCAGGGGATCGTACAAATGGGTAAAAGTAAAAATGACTTAAACTTTAAACGAAATGTTTATGATGATGATGCGATATTTATACCTGCGGGAACATGGCATAATGTAACAAATACAGGTAATGTTCCGCTGAAACTTTACTCAATCTATGCTCCTCCTAACCATCCATTTGGCACTGTTCATGTCACCAAAGCAGATGCAGAGGCTGCGGAAGAAGGAAGCGGTCATAACACTGGAATTACAGGTGTTTTTGGCAGGACTCCAGATGAATGGGTACAGTACACGGAATTTTTGGTAAATGAAGGGTTAGAGGACGTTAAAAGAGGAATAAATGCTACACACATTCTTCAAGAATTTATTCTAATGGGCGTTCTTGTAGGGAAAGGGTATTTTCCCAAAAAAGCATATGAAACAGTAGAAGAATGGGAACGAACAGGAGAATCAAAACTTCTTCAGCAAAGCAAAAATATGTAG
- the floA gene encoding flotillin-like protein FloA (flotillin-like protein involved in membrane lipid rafts), with amino-acid sequence MDPSTLLTIGLVAAAVILLGIFFTFVPVMLWISALAAGVGVSIFTLIGMRLRRVTPSRVINPLIKAHKAGIGVTTNQLESHYLAGGNVDRVVNALIAAERANIELTFERCAAIDLAGRDVLEAVQMSVNPKVIETPFIAGVAMDGIEMKAKARITVRANIERLVGGAGEETIIARVGEGIVSTIGSSNNHKKVLENPDMISQTVLNKGLDSGTAFEILSIDIADVDIGKNIGAILQTDQAEADKKIAQAKAEERRAMAVASEQEMRAKVEEMRAKVVEAEAAVPLAMADALKSGNMGVMDYLNIQNLSADTDMRGSIGKMNGPEDDSK; translated from the coding sequence ATGGATCCATCTACATTATTAACCATAGGATTAGTTGCTGCAGCTGTTATTTTATTAGGAATATTTTTTACGTTTGTACCAGTCATGCTCTGGATTTCTGCACTTGCTGCAGGGGTCGGAGTAAGTATTTTTACATTAATCGGGATGAGACTGCGCCGAGTAACGCCGAGCAGGGTGATTAACCCGCTGATTAAAGCACATAAAGCCGGCATCGGTGTAACCACTAATCAGCTGGAAAGTCATTACCTTGCGGGAGGTAATGTCGACCGTGTTGTTAACGCGCTGATCGCTGCTGAAAGGGCGAATATTGAATTGACGTTTGAAAGATGCGCGGCCATTGATCTTGCCGGGCGGGACGTTTTAGAAGCTGTACAAATGAGCGTAAACCCTAAAGTCATCGAGACTCCTTTTATTGCAGGGGTTGCGATGGATGGAATTGAGATGAAGGCGAAAGCAAGGATCACAGTCAGAGCGAATATTGAGCGTTTAGTAGGCGGAGCTGGTGAAGAAACCATAATTGCCAGGGTAGGAGAAGGGATTGTCAGTACAATCGGAAGCTCAAATAACCATAAGAAAGTCCTTGAAAACCCGGATATGATCTCACAGACCGTATTAAATAAAGGGCTGGATTCCGGTACAGCGTTTGAAATTCTCTCGATCGATATTGCAGATGTGGATATAGGTAAAAACATCGGAGCCATTCTTCAAACTGACCAGGCTGAAGCAGACAAGAAAATTGCACAGGCTAAAGCTGAGGAGCGCAGAGCAATGGCTGTTGCATCTGAACAGGAAATGAGAGCGAAGGTGGAAGAAATGCGCGCCAAGGTGGTAGAAGCAGAAGCTGCTGTTCCTCTTGCAATGGCAGATGCTCTCAAAAGCGGCAATATGGGGGTAATGGATTACTTAAACATTCAAAACCTGTCTGCCGATACCGATATGAGAGGTTCAATCGGAAAGATGAATGGGCCGGAGGATGATTCTAAGTAG
- a CDS encoding NfeD family protein: protein MVSGPNNSAESSENEKVLIIPVKTEVDSVLAVFIERNIKRAEKEHVRQIVLDINTPGGSLQAALDISEQLRKTKIPTASYINTRALSAGAYIALSTDSIYITEQSKIGAAAVIKGNGDDADKKTQSFWLAELKETAESSGRDPVYALAMADASIDLPKYNAGKGKLLTLTGKQALEVNYAEGEADSMNEVLAALNFSKANAETANMSFAEQAARFLTNPVIIPLLLTIAFLGLLLELYTPGFGIFGFLGLSALFLFFFGHLAAGLAGLGAVLFFITGMILLIAELFLPGGIIGLAGVAAIGYSMIISADNPVWMGISIGIAAAVCIIASILLTKVFGKKMKFFKKFILNDAVDTKSGYISNRSRVELIGKTGICLTALRPAGTVEIDGERVDAVSEGTFTEKGKQVKVVKTEGIRVVVRELESLS from the coding sequence ATGGTGTCAGGACCCAATAATTCAGCAGAAAGCTCTGAAAATGAAAAAGTGCTGATCATCCCGGTGAAGACCGAAGTGGACTCAGTACTGGCCGTGTTTATTGAAAGGAATATTAAACGTGCAGAAAAAGAACATGTGAGGCAGATTGTACTTGATATCAACACACCTGGGGGATCACTTCAAGCTGCTTTGGATATTTCAGAACAGCTTCGAAAAACAAAAATCCCCACTGCATCCTATATTAATACAAGAGCTCTTTCAGCGGGTGCCTACATTGCATTAAGTACAGACTCCATATACATTACCGAACAATCAAAAATAGGTGCTGCAGCTGTTATAAAAGGGAATGGTGACGATGCTGATAAAAAGACCCAGTCCTTTTGGCTTGCAGAGCTGAAAGAAACAGCAGAGAGCAGCGGACGGGATCCGGTATATGCCCTTGCTATGGCGGATGCTTCCATTGATCTTCCCAAATACAATGCAGGAAAGGGCAAACTGCTTACTCTGACCGGGAAACAAGCACTGGAAGTCAATTATGCAGAAGGGGAAGCAGATTCGATGAATGAAGTTCTCGCTGCACTGAATTTTTCAAAAGCAAATGCGGAGACAGCTAATATGAGCTTTGCAGAACAGGCAGCTCGATTTTTGACAAACCCGGTCATCATTCCCTTGCTTTTGACCATTGCCTTTTTAGGGCTGCTTCTTGAGTTGTATACCCCTGGATTTGGTATTTTTGGTTTCCTTGGATTATCTGCTCTCTTTTTATTTTTCTTTGGTCACTTGGCTGCAGGCCTGGCCGGACTGGGTGCTGTACTATTCTTTATTACAGGGATGATCCTGCTGATTGCAGAACTCTTCCTCCCAGGCGGAATCATCGGTCTTGCAGGGGTGGCTGCTATCGGATACAGTATGATTATTTCAGCTGATAATCCTGTCTGGATGGGTATTTCCATCGGAATTGCAGCTGCAGTTTGCATTATTGCTTCCATCCTACTTACAAAGGTGTTTGGTAAAAAAATGAAATTTTTTAAGAAGTTTATTTTAAATGATGCTGTGGATACGAAAAGCGGCTATATTTCCAATCGCTCCAGGGTGGAGCTGATAGGGAAAACCGGTATTTGTTTAACGGCACTCCGTCCTGCAGGCACTGTAGAAATTGATGGAGAGCGCGTCGATGCCGTATCAGAAGGGACATTTACCGAAAAGGGAAAACAGGTGAAGGTTGTTAAAACTGAAGGAATCCGTGTGGTCGTAAGAGAATTAGAGTCTTTATCTTGA
- a CDS encoding GatB/YqeY domain-containing protein, with product MSLLDRLNQDMKQAMRNKDKDRLTVIRMVKASMQNEAIKLNKSELSEDEELTILSRELKQRKDSLQEFKNADRSDLVDKLQAEIVIVNEYMPEQLSNEELLAIINHAIEETGASSKADMGKVMAAIMPKVKGKADGSLVNKLVQQQLS from the coding sequence ATGAGTCTTCTTGATCGTTTAAATCAGGATATGAAGCAAGCGATGAGAAATAAAGACAAAGACAGACTCACTGTTATACGAATGGTCAAAGCTTCCATGCAAAATGAAGCGATCAAGCTTAACAAATCCGAGTTGTCTGAAGATGAGGAATTAACAATCCTCTCTCGCGAACTTAAACAACGTAAGGACTCCCTCCAGGAATTCAAAAACGCTGATCGTTCTGATTTGGTAGATAAACTTCAAGCTGAAATTGTGATCGTCAATGAGTACATGCCTGAACAGCTTTCAAATGAAGAATTGCTTGCCATCATCAATCATGCGATTGAAGAGACTGGCGCATCTTCCAAAGCTGATATGGGCAAGGTAATGGCTGCGATCATGCCTAAAGTAAAAGGCAAAGCAGACGGTTCCCTTGTCAATAAGCTCGTACAGCAGCAGCTATCATAA
- the rpsU gene encoding 30S ribosomal protein S21 — protein sequence MSKTVVKKNESLEDALRRFKRSVSKTGTLQEARKREFYEKPSVKRKKKSEAARKRKF from the coding sequence ATGTCTAAAACAGTAGTTAAGAAAAATGAATCGCTTGAAGATGCTCTTCGCCGCTTTAAACGTTCCGTTTCAAAAACAGGCACGTTGCAAGAAGCAAGAAAGCGTGAATTTTATGAAAAACCTAGCGTAAAACGCAAAAAGAAATCAGAGGCGGCTAGAAAGCGCAAATTCTAA
- the deoC gene encoding deoxyribose-phosphate aldolase, with protein sequence MTEKMAKMIDHTALKPDTTKAQIEKLCEEAKEYQFASVCVNPTWVETCARLLEGTDVKVCTVIGFPLGASTPETKAFETKDAIEKGAAEVDMVINIGALKDGNEELVEKDIRAVTEAAKGKALTKVIIETCLLTDEEKTLACELSVKAGAYFVKTSTGFSTGGATVEDIRLMRKTVGPDLGVKASGGVRDRAGADLMIEAGATRIGASAGISIVSGGSSKSDY encoded by the coding sequence ATGACTGAAAAAATGGCAAAAATGATAGATCACACAGCACTAAAACCTGACACGACCAAGGCTCAGATTGAAAAACTTTGTGAGGAAGCAAAAGAATATCAATTCGCTTCTGTTTGTGTAAATCCAACATGGGTTGAAACATGCGCCCGTCTTTTGGAAGGTACAGATGTCAAAGTATGTACCGTTATCGGTTTTCCGCTAGGAGCATCTACACCTGAAACAAAAGCATTTGAAACGAAGGATGCGATTGAAAAGGGAGCAGCAGAAGTAGATATGGTTATCAACATCGGCGCTCTTAAAGATGGAAATGAAGAGCTTGTTGAAAAGGATATCCGTGCTGTAACGGAAGCTGCAAAAGGCAAAGCGCTGACAAAAGTAATTATTGAAACTTGCCTTTTGACAGATGAAGAAAAAACACTTGCTTGTGAGCTTTCCGTTAAAGCGGGTGCCTACTTTGTTAAAACGTCTACAGGTTTCTCCACAGGAGGAGCAACGGTTGAAGACATCCGTTTAATGAGAAAAACGGTAGGTCCTGATCTGGGAGTTAAAGCTTCTGGCGGAGTGCGTGACCGTGCCGGAGCAGACCTTATGATTGAAGCGGGAGCAACAAGAATTGGAGCAAGCGCAGGGATCAGCATTGTCAGTGGAGGAAGCTCAAAGTCCGATTATTGA